From Xenopus tropicalis strain Nigerian chromosome 3, UCB_Xtro_10.0, whole genome shotgun sequence, the proteins below share one genomic window:
- the ntf3 gene encoding neurotrophin-3 isoform X3, which translates to MSILFCVMFLPYLCGIHATNMDKRNLPENSMNSLFIKLIQADLLKNKFSKQTVDTKENHQSTIPKPEILLDLDGDDNMKQDFQPVISLEAELVKQQRQRRYKSPRVLLSDSLPLEPPPLYLMDDYIGHSTVVNNRTSRRKRFAEHKSHRGEYSVCDSESLWVTDKSNAIDIRGHQVTVLGEIKTGNSPVKQYFYETRCKEARPVKNGCRGIDDKHWNSQCKTSQTYVRALTSENNKMVGWRWIRIDTSCVCALSRKIGRS; encoded by the coding sequence ATGTCCATCCTGTTTTGTGTGATGTTTCTTCCTTATCTTTGTGGCATCCACGCTACCAACATGGATAAAAGGAATTTGCCAGAAAACTCGATGAATTCTCTGTTTATTAAACTGATTCAAGCAGACCTTTTGAAAAACAAGTTTTCCAAGCAGACAGTTGATACCAAAGAAAACCATCAAAGTACCATACCAAAGCCAGAAATTCTTCTTGACTTGGATGGGGATGATAATATGAAACAAGACTTCCAACCTGTCATCTCATTAGAAGCAGAACTAGTAAAGCAGCAGAGGCAACGGCGCTATAAATCACCTAGGGTACTTCTGAGTGACAGCCTTCCTTTGGAACCTCCTCCCTTATACCTAATGGATGATTATATTGGGCATTCAACGGTGGTAAATAACAGAACCTCAAGGAGAAAAAGATTTGCAGAACATAAAAGCCATAGAGGTGAATATTCAGTTTGTGACAGTGAAAGTTTGTGGGTTACAGACAAATCGAATGCCATTGACATTCGAGGACACCAAGTAACTGTGTTGGGGGAAATTAAGACAGGAAATTCTCCAGTGAAACAATACTTTTATGAGACAAGGTGCAAAGAAGCAAGACCTGTCAAAAATGGCTGTCGTGGTATTGACGACAAACACTGGAATTCCCAATGTAAAACATCACAAACTTACGTGAGAGCATTGACTTCGgaaaataacaaaatggtgggTTGGCGGTGGATAAGAATAGACACATCCTGCGTTTGTGCATTATCAAGAAAAATAGGGAGATCATAA
- the ntf3 gene encoding neurotrophin-3 isoform X1 has protein sequence MGKEESVILQVNRVMSILFCVMFLPYLCGIHATNMDKRNLPENSMNSLFIKLIQADLLKNKFSKQTVDTKENHQSTIPKPEILLDLDGDDNMKQDFQPVISLEAELVKQQRQRRYKSPRVLLSDSLPLEPPPLYLMDDYIGHSTVVNNRTSRRKRFAEHKSHRGEYSVCDSESLWVTDKSNAIDIRGHQVTVLGEIKTGNSPVKQYFYETRCKEARPVKNGCRGIDDKHWNSQCKTSQTYVRALTSENNKMVGWRWIRIDTSCVCALSRKIGRS, from the coding sequence atcttacaggtgAATAGGGTGATGTCCATCCTGTTTTGTGTGATGTTTCTTCCTTATCTTTGTGGCATCCACGCTACCAACATGGATAAAAGGAATTTGCCAGAAAACTCGATGAATTCTCTGTTTATTAAACTGATTCAAGCAGACCTTTTGAAAAACAAGTTTTCCAAGCAGACAGTTGATACCAAAGAAAACCATCAAAGTACCATACCAAAGCCAGAAATTCTTCTTGACTTGGATGGGGATGATAATATGAAACAAGACTTCCAACCTGTCATCTCATTAGAAGCAGAACTAGTAAAGCAGCAGAGGCAACGGCGCTATAAATCACCTAGGGTACTTCTGAGTGACAGCCTTCCTTTGGAACCTCCTCCCTTATACCTAATGGATGATTATATTGGGCATTCAACGGTGGTAAATAACAGAACCTCAAGGAGAAAAAGATTTGCAGAACATAAAAGCCATAGAGGTGAATATTCAGTTTGTGACAGTGAAAGTTTGTGGGTTACAGACAAATCGAATGCCATTGACATTCGAGGACACCAAGTAACTGTGTTGGGGGAAATTAAGACAGGAAATTCTCCAGTGAAACAATACTTTTATGAGACAAGGTGCAAAGAAGCAAGACCTGTCAAAAATGGCTGTCGTGGTATTGACGACAAACACTGGAATTCCCAATGTAAAACATCACAAACTTACGTGAGAGCATTGACTTCGgaaaataacaaaatggtgggTTGGCGGTGGATAAGAATAGACACATCCTGCGTTTGTGCATTATCAAGAAAAATAGGGAGATCATAA
- the ntf3 gene encoding neurotrophin-3 isoform X2, whose protein sequence is MVKSSTTILQVNRVMSILFCVMFLPYLCGIHATNMDKRNLPENSMNSLFIKLIQADLLKNKFSKQTVDTKENHQSTIPKPEILLDLDGDDNMKQDFQPVISLEAELVKQQRQRRYKSPRVLLSDSLPLEPPPLYLMDDYIGHSTVVNNRTSRRKRFAEHKSHRGEYSVCDSESLWVTDKSNAIDIRGHQVTVLGEIKTGNSPVKQYFYETRCKEARPVKNGCRGIDDKHWNSQCKTSQTYVRALTSENNKMVGWRWIRIDTSCVCALSRKIGRS, encoded by the coding sequence atcttacaggtgAATAGGGTGATGTCCATCCTGTTTTGTGTGATGTTTCTTCCTTATCTTTGTGGCATCCACGCTACCAACATGGATAAAAGGAATTTGCCAGAAAACTCGATGAATTCTCTGTTTATTAAACTGATTCAAGCAGACCTTTTGAAAAACAAGTTTTCCAAGCAGACAGTTGATACCAAAGAAAACCATCAAAGTACCATACCAAAGCCAGAAATTCTTCTTGACTTGGATGGGGATGATAATATGAAACAAGACTTCCAACCTGTCATCTCATTAGAAGCAGAACTAGTAAAGCAGCAGAGGCAACGGCGCTATAAATCACCTAGGGTACTTCTGAGTGACAGCCTTCCTTTGGAACCTCCTCCCTTATACCTAATGGATGATTATATTGGGCATTCAACGGTGGTAAATAACAGAACCTCAAGGAGAAAAAGATTTGCAGAACATAAAAGCCATAGAGGTGAATATTCAGTTTGTGACAGTGAAAGTTTGTGGGTTACAGACAAATCGAATGCCATTGACATTCGAGGACACCAAGTAACTGTGTTGGGGGAAATTAAGACAGGAAATTCTCCAGTGAAACAATACTTTTATGAGACAAGGTGCAAAGAAGCAAGACCTGTCAAAAATGGCTGTCGTGGTATTGACGACAAACACTGGAATTCCCAATGTAAAACATCACAAACTTACGTGAGAGCATTGACTTCGgaaaataacaaaatggtgggTTGGCGGTGGATAAGAATAGACACATCCTGCGTTTGTGCATTATCAAGAAAAATAGGGAGATCATAA